The following are encoded together in the Bacillota bacterium genome:
- a CDS encoding glyoxalase gives MSIHPATYMGPVHYTVNDLDRQVAFYRDILGFRVLRQEGRTAVLGAPDRELVRLTEVPGAPRPRGTTGLYHTAFLLPTRWDLAHLIYRIAATRTPIHGHSNHGTHLAFYLPDAEGNGIELAWDFPKEQWPMRNGRMRFEDLPREGIDIPELMKELERDPRPWPGLPAGTVVGHVHLHVSDLDTARRFYHELLGFDVTMDDRRFGAVFVSAGGYHHHIGMNIWKGVGAPPPPEGAAGLRWFTVVLPSAEELARLLDRLRAAGVEPLEDGDGGVLVYDPSRNGVRLVVGQDGRASDAGM, from the coding sequence GTGTCGATTCATCCGGCTACCTACATGGGACCGGTGCACTATACGGTCAACGACCTGGACCGGCAGGTGGCGTTTTACCGGGACATTCTCGGCTTTCGCGTCTTGCGGCAAGAAGGCCGCACGGCGGTGTTGGGGGCGCCGGATCGGGAGCTCGTGCGCCTGACGGAGGTGCCCGGCGCGCCGCGGCCGCGGGGCACGACGGGCTTGTACCACACGGCCTTTCTGCTGCCGACGCGCTGGGACTTGGCTCACCTGATTTACCGCATCGCCGCGACGCGCACGCCCATCCACGGGCACTCCAACCACGGCACCCACCTGGCTTTTTACTTGCCCGACGCGGAGGGCAACGGCATCGAGCTGGCGTGGGACTTTCCCAAAGAGCAGTGGCCGATGCGGAACGGGCGCATGCGCTTTGAGGACCTGCCGCGGGAAGGCATCGACATTCCCGAGCTGATGAAGGAACTGGAGCGCGATCCGCGGCCGTGGCCGGGCCTGCCGGCAGGAACGGTTGTCGGGCACGTGCACCTGCACGTGTCGGATCTGGACACGGCGCGGCGATTCTACCACGAGCTGCTCGGCTTTGACGTCACGATGGACGACCGGCGCTTTGGGGCCGTGTTCGTCAGCGCCGGCGGCTATCACCACCATATCGGCATGAACATATGGAAAGGCGTTGGCGCTCCGCCGCCGCCCGAGGGAGCGGCTGGTCTGCGCTGGTTCACGGTGGTGCTGCCCAGCGCGGAGGAGCTGGCGCGCCTTCTGGACAGGCTGCGGGCCGCAGGCGTCGAGCCGTTGGAAGACGGCGACGGGGGCGTGCTGGTGTATGACCCGTCGCGCAACGGCGTGCGGCTCGTCGTGGGCCAGGACGGGCGAGCGTCGGACGCCGGTATGTGA
- a CDS encoding MATE family efflux transporter, translated as MSERSGIHSSPAAAAGTESAAQRRMRDFTTGSIWQHIVAFSWPMFVGNALQALYNAVDSFWVGRYVGAEALGAVSVSFPILFALVALIHGLTMATTTLVAQYRGARQGELVRRTVANSMVLIVILGLISTVVGLRYSDSLLRLVQTPPEIFEPAKAYMVIIFLGIIPMFLYNVLSSVLRGLGDSKTPLRFLVYATIINIVLDPIFIIGAGPIPAMGVSGAAWATLIAQLVAAVMAFVYILRNTDLISRRIAEYRLVGHLVAKLVVIGIPAALQSVIVSFSMVVVSALVNSLGATVVAAYGAASRLDQFAFLPAMSISLAVGALVGQNLGAGKFERVNEIVRLSSILTASITGVIAAIAIAAPTVLIRLFTDDAGVLEEGARYLRIVGFNYVPLALMFTITGVMRGAGDTMPSMLISFFTLWAVRLPLAWGLSRGLGMGAAGVWWAIVASTTLGLLLNYWYYRTGNWKRRVVTRPGPSKT; from the coding sequence ATGAGCGAGCGCAGCGGTATTCATTCTTCGCCCGCGGCTGCCGCGGGCACCGAGTCGGCGGCCCAGCGCCGCATGCGGGATTTCACGACGGGCAGCATCTGGCAGCACATCGTGGCCTTTTCGTGGCCCATGTTCGTCGGCAACGCGCTGCAGGCGCTCTACAACGCGGTCGACAGCTTCTGGGTCGGCCGCTACGTCGGCGCCGAGGCGCTGGGTGCCGTGTCGGTCAGCTTCCCTATCTTGTTCGCCCTCGTGGCGCTCATCCACGGGCTGACCATGGCTACGACGACGTTGGTGGCCCAGTACCGGGGCGCGCGCCAAGGCGAACTGGTGCGGCGGACCGTGGCCAACTCCATGGTGCTCATCGTGATCCTCGGGCTCATCTCCACGGTCGTCGGGCTGCGCTACAGCGACAGCCTGCTGAGGCTGGTGCAGACGCCGCCGGAGATTTTCGAACCCGCCAAGGCGTACATGGTCATCATCTTCCTGGGGATTATCCCCATGTTCCTCTATAACGTGCTGAGCTCGGTGCTCCGCGGGCTGGGCGATTCCAAGACGCCGCTGCGGTTCTTGGTGTACGCGACGATCATCAATATCGTCTTGGATCCCATTTTCATCATCGGCGCGGGGCCGATTCCCGCCATGGGCGTGAGCGGCGCGGCGTGGGCGACGCTCATCGCGCAGCTGGTGGCGGCCGTCATGGCCTTTGTCTACATCCTGCGCAACACCGACCTCATCAGCCGCCGCATCGCCGAGTACCGCCTGGTGGGCCACCTCGTCGCCAAGCTGGTGGTCATCGGCATTCCCGCGGCGCTGCAGTCGGTCATCGTCTCGTTTAGCATGGTGGTCGTTTCGGCCCTGGTCAACTCGCTGGGCGCTACAGTCGTGGCGGCGTACGGCGCGGCGAGCCGCCTGGACCAGTTCGCGTTCTTGCCCGCCATGTCCATCAGCTTGGCCGTAGGGGCCTTGGTCGGGCAAAATCTGGGCGCGGGCAAGTTCGAGCGCGTCAACGAGATCGTGCGCCTAAGCAGCATCCTCACGGCGTCCATTACCGGCGTCATCGCCGCCATCGCGATTGCGGCGCCGACGGTGCTGATTCGCCTCTTCACGGACGATGCCGGCGTGCTGGAGGAAGGCGCGCGCTATTTGCGCATCGTCGGGTTCAACTACGTGCCCCTGGCGCTGATGTTCACCATTACGGGCGTCATGCGCGGCGCCGGCGACACGATGCCATCCATGCTCATCAGCTTTTTCACGCTTTGGGCGGTGCGGCTCCCGCTGGCCTGGGGGCTCTCGCGAGGCTTGGGTATGGGTGCCGCGGGCGTCTGGTGGGCCATCGTCGCCAGCACGACGCTGGGCTTGCTCTTAAACTACTGGTACTACCGCACCGGCAACTGGAAGCGCCGCGTGGTCACCCGTCCGGGCCCGTCGAAGACCTGA
- a CDS encoding MBL fold metallo-hydrolase: protein MAWRVHGSRRALFLLLAAALAAAGVWFGVQQAAGGEEWPLVVHFFDVGQGDSILFQGPDFTILIDAGRHDRSDVVPHLRRAGVTHIDLFVLTHPHADHIGQCAAVMQQFSVGEVWMPGTSHTTRTFERCLDAILASDAGYHEPRAGEVYQIGSARVEVLHPSRLSGDPNNDSIVLRIVYGDVAFLMTGDAEAEVEQAILRSRRPVQAQIIKLGHHGSSTSSTVDFLRAVKPEVAVYSAGRGNPYGHPHIETLRTAAALGLHLYGTDVSGTIRIGTDGRRYEVYVERGGPVVGGTAGAGAAEVLGTWRPS, encoded by the coding sequence TTGGCGTGGCGCGTCCATGGGTCGCGGCGGGCGCTATTCTTGCTGTTGGCGGCCGCCCTCGCCGCGGCGGGAGTTTGGTTCGGAGTGCAACAAGCGGCCGGGGGCGAAGAATGGCCGCTGGTCGTTCACTTTTTCGACGTAGGCCAGGGCGATTCGATCCTGTTTCAAGGTCCCGACTTTACGATTCTCATCGACGCCGGCCGGCACGACCGCTCCGACGTCGTGCCCCACCTGCGGCGGGCCGGCGTAACCCACATCGACCTGTTCGTCTTGACGCACCCGCATGCGGACCACATCGGCCAGTGCGCGGCCGTGATGCAGCAGTTTTCGGTCGGGGAAGTGTGGATGCCGGGCACGTCCCACACGACCCGCACGTTCGAGCGGTGCCTTGACGCCATCTTGGCTTCCGACGCCGGATACCATGAGCCCCGCGCGGGCGAAGTGTACCAAATCGGGTCGGCGCGGGTGGAAGTGCTGCATCCGTCCCGGCTCAGCGGCGATCCGAACAACGACTCCATCGTGCTGCGCATCGTCTACGGCGACGTGGCGTTCCTGATGACGGGCGACGCCGAGGCGGAGGTCGAGCAAGCCATCTTGCGCAGCCGGCGGCCCGTGCAGGCGCAGATTATCAAACTCGGCCACCACGGCTCGAGCACGTCGTCGACGGTAGACTTCCTGCGGGCGGTGAAGCCGGAGGTGGCCGTCTACTCGGCAGGGCGAGGCAACCCGTACGGCCACCCGCACATCGAGACGCTGCGCACGGCGGCGGCCCTGGGCCTGCACCTGTACGGCACCGACGTGTCCGGAACGATCCGGATCGGCACCGACGGCCGGCGCTACGAGGTGTACGTTGAACGGGGCGGTCCCGTGGTCGGCGGGACGGCCGGCGCAGGAGCGGCGGAGGTGCTGGGGACGTGGCGCCCATCTTGA